From Rhodoferax sp. AJA081-3, the proteins below share one genomic window:
- a CDS encoding DUF1302 domain-containing protein, which translates to MNHRRTWVAAAVALALPAAHAFDIDTPDSDFKIRLDLTPKYSTANRLKDPMPELTRFDVTTDPGTINEDDGNHNFQKGQISNRWDLLAELDVSGKNFGGRISATAWHDSVYLRKNSYRGTPVNVGSMVVGNYPLANNHVATQAPDDFLPSTRAQHGQGSEILDAFVYFKGDINNMKGTVRVGKHTLQWGESLFFGQNGIANAQGPVDVAKVVSVPGWQFKEVLLPVEQVSGSLQVAEGLSLGAYYQLKWRPSKIPGVGSYFSNQDYVGTGVVNFGNDTKGNPILLGYDATKDFNPKDSGQGGMQLRWSPTGSEYEFGFYAAQYHDKTPAVPVFDFVNGNVHLAYASNIRTVGASVTYSVGQLNWAVEGSVRSNAPLNSDPAVLGLGPILHCDTSDNKPCYAVGDTAHLQASGIYVLQPNALWQGGAIVAELAFNRTLKVTKDIFAIGPGGSSAGLGGLDPNTTRDAWAFRVLFEPQYFQVLPGLDLSIPVGVGYNFGGRSSAIANFAGGASNAGDYSIGIKGKYQGVWNLALVYSDFFGPAKTFTETLVAGTGSPRQLTFGQTLKDRANLSFTVSRTF; encoded by the coding sequence ATGAACCACCGCCGCACTTGGGTTGCGGCAGCGGTAGCGCTCGCGCTGCCCGCTGCACACGCCTTTGACATTGACACACCCGACTCGGATTTCAAGATCCGGCTCGACCTGACACCCAAATACAGCACGGCCAACCGGTTGAAAGACCCCATGCCGGAGCTGACCCGCTTTGATGTGACAACCGACCCCGGCACCATCAACGAAGACGATGGCAACCACAATTTCCAGAAGGGCCAGATCTCCAACCGCTGGGATCTGTTGGCCGAGCTGGATGTGAGCGGCAAAAACTTTGGTGGCCGCATCAGCGCCACCGCCTGGCACGACAGCGTCTACCTGCGCAAGAACAGCTACCGGGGCACACCGGTCAATGTCGGCAGCATGGTTGTTGGCAACTACCCGTTGGCCAATAACCATGTCGCCACACAGGCGCCCGACGACTTCTTGCCATCGACCCGCGCCCAACACGGACAGGGCAGCGAGATCCTCGATGCCTTTGTCTACTTCAAGGGTGACATCAACAACATGAAGGGCACTGTGCGCGTCGGCAAACACACGCTGCAATGGGGCGAGAGCCTGTTCTTCGGCCAGAACGGCATTGCCAACGCGCAGGGCCCGGTGGATGTGGCCAAGGTCGTGTCAGTGCCGGGGTGGCAGTTCAAGGAAGTGCTGCTGCCAGTGGAGCAGGTATCGGGTTCGCTGCAAGTGGCCGAAGGTTTGTCGCTGGGCGCCTACTACCAGCTCAAGTGGCGCCCCAGCAAGATCCCTGGTGTGGGCAGCTACTTCTCCAACCAGGATTACGTAGGCACCGGTGTTGTCAACTTTGGCAACGACACCAAGGGCAACCCGATTCTGCTGGGCTACGACGCCACCAAGGACTTCAATCCCAAGGACTCGGGCCAAGGCGGTATGCAGTTGCGCTGGAGCCCCACCGGCAGCGAATACGAGTTCGGCTTTTACGCTGCGCAGTACCACGACAAAACTCCCGCCGTGCCGGTGTTCGATTTTGTGAACGGCAATGTGCACCTGGCCTACGCCAGCAACATCCGCACGGTGGGTGCCAGCGTGACCTATTCGGTGGGGCAACTCAACTGGGCGGTCGAAGGTTCGGTGCGCAGCAACGCGCCGCTGAACAGCGACCCCGCGGTGCTGGGCCTAGGCCCCATCCTGCACTGCGACACCAGTGACAACAAGCCCTGTTACGCGGTGGGTGACACCGCCCACTTGCAGGCCTCGGGCATCTATGTGCTGCAACCCAATGCCCTGTGGCAGGGCGGCGCCATTGTGGCGGAGCTGGCGTTCAACCGCACGCTCAAAGTGACCAAGGACATCTTCGCCATCGGGCCGGGCGGCAGCAGCGCCGGTCTGGGTGGTCTGGACCCCAACACCACGCGGGACGCCTGGGCCTTTCGCGTGTTGTTTGAGCCGCAGTACTTCCAGGTGCTACCGGGGCTGGACCTGTCGATACCGGTCGGTGTGGGCTACAACTTTGGTGGCCGCTCCTCGGCCATTGCCAACTTTGCCGGTGGCGCATCTAACGCAGGCGACTACAGCATAGGCATCAAGGGCAAGTACCAGGGTGTGTGGAACCTGGCCCTGGTTTACAGCGACTTCTTTGGCCCTGCCAAGACCTTTACCGAAACCCTGGTTGCGGGCACAGGCTCGCCCCGCCAGCTCACCTTTGGCCAGACGCTGAAGGACCGCGCCAACCTGTCCTTCACCGTGTCGCGCACGTTCTGA
- a CDS encoding ABC transporter substrate-binding protein, whose amino-acid sequence MKKKILRATCAAALFTLGAAAHADINIGVNLSLTGPLSSLGLPVKTSLDLWPERIGGEKIKLIVLDDGSDSVGAVKNTRRFIIESKVDLLLGSSGVPAVLAMAPVAAETRTVQLAFAPAPRPGGKDDWTFPLPQPVSLMSDAVAKRMVADKVKKVAFLGWNEGYGEMWLQAFSASAKKAGLEVVSTERFAPPDTAITSQALRAIASKPDAVLIVGAGSAAAMPQINLRERGWSGPIYQTHGAASPDLVRVGGKAMDGAILPAGPVLVAEQLAANNPIKPVATEYVNAFEKTHGANSRTQFGAHANDALKVLQRIVPLALKKAKPGTTEFRQALRDALESEKEIVISHGVLNFTPTDHIGFDERAVVMLKIEGGQFVLQR is encoded by the coding sequence GGCGGCACTGTTCACACTAGGTGCGGCGGCACACGCTGACATCAACATCGGCGTGAACCTATCATTGACGGGCCCGCTGTCCTCGCTGGGCCTGCCGGTCAAGACCTCGTTGGACCTGTGGCCCGAGCGCATTGGCGGCGAGAAGATCAAGCTCATCGTGCTGGACGATGGTTCTGACTCCGTAGGCGCGGTCAAGAACACACGCCGCTTCATTATTGAGAGCAAGGTGGACCTGTTGCTGGGTTCCTCGGGCGTTCCGGCCGTGCTGGCCATGGCGCCGGTAGCGGCCGAGACACGCACCGTGCAGCTTGCCTTTGCACCGGCGCCACGCCCCGGTGGCAAAGACGACTGGACCTTCCCGCTGCCGCAGCCGGTGTCGCTGATGTCGGACGCCGTGGCCAAACGTATGGTGGCCGACAAAGTGAAGAAGGTCGCCTTCCTGGGTTGGAACGAAGGTTATGGCGAGATGTGGCTACAGGCCTTCAGTGCCTCAGCCAAGAAGGCCGGGCTGGAGGTGGTGTCCACCGAGCGATTCGCCCCGCCCGACACAGCCATCACGTCACAGGCCTTGCGCGCCATTGCCTCCAAGCCCGACGCCGTGCTGATTGTGGGCGCCGGTTCGGCCGCCGCCATGCCACAAATCAACCTGCGGGAGCGTGGCTGGAGCGGTCCTATTTACCAGACGCACGGCGCCGCGTCGCCCGACCTGGTGCGTGTGGGTGGCAAGGCCATGGACGGTGCGATTCTGCCGGCCGGCCCGGTGCTGGTGGCCGAACAGTTGGCGGCCAACAACCCCATCAAGCCGGTCGCCACCGAATACGTGAATGCGTTTGAGAAAACCCATGGCGCCAATTCACGCACGCAGTTTGGGGCGCACGCCAATGACGCGCTCAAGGTGCTGCAACGCATCGTGCCGCTCGCGCTGAAAAAGGCCAAGCCGGGCACAACCGAGTTCCGCCAGGCGCTGCGCGATGCGCTGGAGAGTGAAAAAGAAATCGTCATTTCACATGGCGTACTCAACTTCACACCGACTGACCACATCGGCTTTGACGAACGCGCCGTGGTGATGCTGAAGATCGAAGGCGGGCAGTTCGTGCTGCAACGCTGA